In the genome of Passer domesticus isolate bPasDom1 chromosome 2, bPasDom1.hap1, whole genome shotgun sequence, the window AAATGATTTTTGGAAGTATCAATATCAGTTCAGCAACAAACAGAATTTGAAGTTtcagaataaaaggaaaatttgttTTAAGAGGGTGTGATGGAGAAAGAATCCATCCAAACTGTTCTCAGTTACGAGCATCAAAGGGAGGTCGGGAAGTCTGGGTTCAGGAAAGGGCATGGGAGCCGAGCTAGCAGAAAGGTCATTTCCATGAGAACTAGCCCAGCAGAGCAAGGCTGGGAAAAGCCAAAGCCAGTCTTGTGAGGACAGCGCAGAAGTGAGCGGTGCAAGGAGGGTGTGCAGGAGCTCCCAGCCCCTGGAGGGTCAGGGGACAGGTGGCTGCTTCTGGGGCAaggtccctgccagtgctcTCATCAGCCCCAGTCCCCTGTCCCTAGCTGTGCACCCTGCCACCTCCGGACACCCCGGCAGCAGCGAGAGCTCGGCTCGGccctggggagagggaaggaacCGCTGGCTGCTCTGAGAAGGTGAGCACGGGCTGGGTCTGTAGGGCTGTGCTCCCAAACTGCCCAGCCTGTCTGGATTTGGTGTGGCTTCCCCACAGCTGGCTGCCCCACAGATGGCTTCCCCATCCACCCGGCTGCCCAGCATTTCCTGGGATAATTCAGAGGTGGGGGAAAAATTATATGGGAGGCATTGAGATCTTGAAGTATCTCCCAAAAGCAGGGTTGATGTCTCCCGGGCAGTGCAAAAGATCTGACAGAGCCACTGTCAAGTTTAATTGTCCCTGAGATAATGTCCTTCCAAGTTGTATATATTATACATTTCTGTTTATCCTTAAAATGTGCAATCTTTTTGCATAAGTGACTTTGAGACCTGTAGCTGCTTGTCCATGATAGGcatgtgggtctgggcttctgATGCTGCATGTGTCTGCATCTTCCCTGGATAATTAGGGGTCTGTTCCCTCCGTGGCTGATTTGCCCTCTGCCCCTTCACCCCCACCAGGTCCCCATTTTGGGgcttttcagggaaaaaatgggacTGGGCACCCCAATGTAATGGGATGTGTTGgaaaggctgcaggacaaaAGGGTGTTAGGGAGGGAGCAATGCATGGCTCTGGATTTAGtacaagtggaaaaaaaatgtccAAACCAGAGTTTTTGGGAAATACCTTTTTAGCAGAAGAATGATGCTATAAAAACACAAGTGTGGCATGAGATGAAGCAGCAGATGACGTGGAAGACAGCCCTGAAATTCAGACAATAAACAGAGTGCAATAAACTCAAATGCTAATGCAAACAGACCTATATTGCAACAGCCCTCTCCTAAatgcaggaatttgggatttcaaAGGAAGCAGTAATTTTATGAGTGGTTGGACAAGCTTGGGAAGGGGGACCAGGATGCATCTATGGATGTTGGCTCTAAGAAGTATCTTGGAGAAGCCAGGACATGCAGTGCTGTTTGGTGCAAACGacagggaaaggggagagcaacAGGTTCTGAAAGGGAGAGGGCAACAATAGGACAGGGGGTACACACTGTgatggcagagctggaggctATGAGGGGCTCGTGTGTGGCAGTCACCCTCTGCTGAATGCTTGGGGTAGAGATATGGGGGCCAGATTCATGAAGATAAAACTCTTCTTACAGACTAAAAGGCAGAACTGGGCTTTccaagggacagcagggaagaTGGGAGACCTCAGCAGAGGGAGAGGAATACACCTGAGTGGAATTTGACAAGTaactcatttatttatttatctagaAAAAGGCACATTTGTGCTGTTAGAAACTCTGTGCAGAAACCCTGAGAATTCCAACAATTTGGTTATAAAAATGGTTCAAGCTCAGATCAAATAACTTAATCATGAAAATCACATAAATTAAATTTTGGTTAAAGCTGCAGAAAACAAGATTTTATTTGGCACAAAACAATAATTTTTGATGGtctggtcttttttttttaatgtaaaagactAAAATCCTTCATTTGCCCCAGTGCTCTCATGGCTAGAAGGTGGTTTAAACTGCAATATTTTGGGTAGAGGAAAGGAGGGGAGAGTGTTCAACAGATAAGTCTGAGGTTTCTGTGTCTGAAATGAGAAGCATTAGAGGTTTGGCCCTGCAGTATGGATTTTAGAGATGAGTTTTCTGATGATGTGAGAAAGAGGCAGATGGACTGTAGGAAAAAGATAAGCAATCACTATTGCAGGGctagaaagcaagaaaaataacaGAGCTATCAAAGGATATAAAGAGTAAGAGTGACAGGAGAAATGAGAATGAAAGGTGGAGAATTATCTATGGGTTGTGACAGTTTTTGGACCATGGTGATGGGAGCTTGTCAAAAAACCACGCAAAGAGCAACAAAGGTCTGATGTCCCAAAGCTTTGGTTTGTGCATATTGTGGATTTTAAGGTCAAAAAGCAAAATTGTCACTGCATTTTTGTGGCATCCTGTTAACACAGGCTACTCAGAATCAGCAAGAAAAACCTGCTCTCAAGGCCAGATTTTTTCTACAAACCTTTAAAagtgctttattttaaaaaatttgtttGAGCCTCATAACAATTTTTAATGAGTTTGTGCATCAGTCATTTGGGAGCGGGCTATTATgaggcagaaaatatttttgcattttactTCCTTACAGGTCTGTAAAAATGAGGTCGAGAGATAAAGGGGAACTGCAGGGTTTTATAAGAAAGCTTTCAGTGCTGCCATAGAGCTGCTTTATGTACCAATGCCAATTTTGTCAGCTTCTATCAGCTAGGTAGCTGGTGGATTCCTTACCTTTCAGCATCAAAGGGACAACATGGTTAACAGAGAGAACTGATTTGCTTGTTCTGTCATTGGTGTAGTTAAATTCTGGTTTGGAATTTTGGCAGTAAATCTATGCATTGGTGTTCCCTTTTCTTTCAGTCCTAATCAGGCTTCTCCAGCCTCGCTGTGTCACCTACTCCTTGGCAGTGGTCAGTGGCCTCTTGCAGAAGCCCTGGAAGAAGCCTTTTCCCACAGTCCTCCTCAATTTGCTAAAGAAGGGCCATGTCTGCCTTTGATCAGAGGAAGCAGAGGACAGGGCACACAGAGCCTGAGACAGACTGCATCACCCCTCGGGTGAAGCCAAGGGGTGAGATGTTTGTCTTTATTGATGGGAAATGGGTGAATGACATCTACTGCCAGCCACCCTTTTCTTCACACCAGAAACTCTTTAGCAAGAAGGCACAGAATGAATGGAGCATCTGGGAAGAGAACAGAGCACTCTGGCAGGAAAACCAGGTCCTCTGGATCAAAAACAGGATGCTCTGGGAAGAAAACAAGGCCCTACAATATCTCCAGTCACAGAACAAATCTGTCCAGGTAATTTACACTGATGCTGTTCAGCGAAGCCTCAAGAGCAAAAATAAGCCATTTCCACTCTTCCAAGAGAGGAGCACAGGCTTTCAGCTCAGCCTGGGCAACAAAGCTCTCCAGGCAGTCcaggaaaagaataaaatctTTGAGGATTTCCAGCAGGAGAATAAAGCGCTTCCCGTTACCTGGAAAGGCCAAAAAGCCATCACAGTCCATGAAGAGAGCAAAGATGCCAGCTCAGATCTTCAGAAGAGCATTGACACCATCACAGCTGTGGAAAAGGGTAACCCTGGCCCAGTGCCCCAGCAGAAACATGAAGGTAAAAGGAACAGCCCTACTCCAACTCAGAATAAGACTGAGTCTGCCCCAGGTATGCCGGGACAGCATGAAATCCTCCGGGTTCTCCAGGACTTACGTGAGCTCCTCCACACCTTCCTGAAAATGAACCATCCTCCTGGGGAGAAACAGTGCTGTCACAATGTCTATGACATGAACAGATCCTTCCAAGAAGATTACAATAAACTGAAGCTGCAGCTGAATGCTGTGAAAAACACTGTGTCAGACATTGCAGCTCAAATGGACATGCTGGAAAAGGAGATTGTTGCTATCACTTCCCCAATGTATGAAGAAGCAGGGCAGAAGCTGGCAACGGAGCATCAACTTGGAGACATGTGAAGCTTAAGGTTAAGAACTGCTAGTTCATTGCCCAGAAAGCTTCTCTCCTTTTCTCAGGAAACCTAATAAAATCCCAATAGAGCCTGAAGATATCTGGGGAACATCCTGCCTATCTGAAACTTTCTTGCACTACTTAGATATATTTCACCTTCTGGTTATATGGTGTAGGTGACTGTAATGAATTTGCCTAGTGTCAGCAATCatgtttttcagcatttttcaaaAAGTTTCTGCTAACAAGGCTTAGATTTTCAGAAGGTTACTGCTTGAGGATCTCAACTCTGATTACAGTGTGCCAGCTTGTAGTCCAAGGACACACTCACAATCTCTGCTAAAAAAGCTTTGATTAATAAAGGAGGATCCCTCCTCCCAGACATTGTGatggaggcagcaggagagaatgaagcaggcagcaggacttctgcacagagcagtgagGTCCCTCTTGATTTCTCGGATAGTCAGATAAAGCAGGTTTTTACCTGCCCCAcagcaaaagcagcattttGATGGTTGTTCCATGGCTTAAGCCAGTATTTAGAAGGGCGTCTACTCACACTATAATGGACAGGCCAGCCTGCAGTGATCTGCTGACACAGAAGATGAGAGCCTTTTGATCTGCTCAGGTTTGAAATTCTGGTCTAGTCTCAATTGTGTGGCCGGGATGGCTGGAAACACATTTCCTCTGTCTCGGACAGTCCGGATGCAGTACACTTTGTCACAATCTTTCAGGCAGAATATAGGAGCCTTTAAGTAATCTGACAAGACAGATGCAGGGAGCCTTCTGCAGAGCAATTGTAGGAGCATTACTGTAAAACAAAGGAGAGGTTACAGTGAGGTTTATCTGTTGCAACAGGACCCCAAAAACAGGCTGTCACTCTAGTTTAAAAGCCTCTAAGTGATTTGCCACGGAATTACCTAAAACATGAACTATCTTTCACCTTGCATTTCACTCAGACAACACCATGCCAAGTGCAAGTGATGACTGTTTACTTCAGAGGCGTAAAACAACAGGTATTTTCTTCTGCGGTTCAGGCTTTGGGAGGCTGAGGCAAATCTCTCAGCATGAAGTCAAATGGCTGGCTCTCACTGTTGTGGGTAGGGCTGGATCTGTAAAAATCAGGTGGGAAGAAGAGGAACAATGTTCATTAGGAGGTGGATATGCAGACAGCAAGTTGCTCCTGCTACAGCTATTAATAGATTAATACCTCAGCACTGTGCTGGGGAACATGCTCATGTTCTGTGCCTTCAGACATGCTGCTTTTCTCTATGTCATCTCCCTCACCGTGTTTGAACATAATGTTTGGTAAGAGGGAGAAACAGGACCCTAATGCAGAGGTTCAGAGGAggacagcagaagaaaaaagctCTGACCATGTGTTCATATCTTAACAAACTTATTTGTGTTCCATTAGAAGAAATAAACTGCTCTTTTGCCAGTGGTCAGAATACTGACTCCTGCCATGTCCCTATACATGGGCAAGAAAGACACTTGGGAGTGCATCTTTCCACCACCTGTTTGGGAGGAGTCATAATGTCAGGTGTCCATCCAGGACAGGACATCCAGATCTCAGCTAGTCTCCCTGGGCTTCCTTTCTATCCTGTAGGAAGGAATGGGCATGTTCAGGCTGTGATTAATCTCACTCCTATTAGACTAAAAGTAGGCTGTGTCACCAGCTGGAGTCCCTTGTTTCTCTCTGTTGCCTCTATAATTACTTGGAGGACAATTAACTCAAACTTAGACATTTGGTTTGGAGCTCTCTGAGTGAGAAACTTGGCAGTTCCAGACAGAGGAGATGCTTCATCAAGTGGTGAAGTGGCACAAGCTTGGGAGTGTGTCCCAGTCCCTGGCTTTGCTTTCTGCACGACGCCTTCATTAAGCAGCTGATTGAGATCTCTCTATTGTGTGGAGAAATTATTACTTTGTGAATCAAATTGAGTCAGTTTGGGCAGAGCTTAAATATCATGCACACATGTAGGATCCTGAGGGGAGCACACTACTTCTCCTGAATGCTAATGATGTTTCTGGAAGGAAATAGGTTTTGTGAGTCCTTTGCACTTTGATCACTTTGGATCTTTGATCTTCCTGGCTATGAGAAAGTCTACACctggtaaatatttttttggCATCTCCCATGGAGAAGTTGAATTTCTCAATCTTTCAAGTTTTCTCAAGTCTGTCAAGTAACATAACAATGTCCATAAAAGACTGCCTTGCACTTTACTTTGCAGAGGACTTTGTGCTGTTTAAACTCTCTGTCCCAGTTTGGGGCAAATATGGAAGGAGACCTCCAAAGGGGtccctctagaaagcaaattcaagcagccctgccctccaccAGTTCAGGAGACATAAATCTCCTttgagaaaagtggaaaaaactgtttatttaacaagcaaagtGCAAAAAGGAATAATATTAAACAACAGAACCTCTTGCTGCTCTGTAGAGATGGCAAATTCAGAGAATCCTTGTCATGGGGTGTAGCTCAGCTcgctcagtctcttatcagtctgTCTGGCACTGGAAAATGCTGTGTCCTGGGCCCTGGTtggccacaggtgtgagctcctggtgtttttctgggatttcAGTCCAGAGCGGGGCTGAacagttccaagaaaaaaaacagtccAGAGAAcatctctgcctcagctagctaaaaaaaaacctaaaaaagcTCACAGGAGAGCTCTCTCCTGCTGTCTATCCGTGCTGCAGACAGCACAGTCCAGGAGAAGGATGTGGCGGAGCAAGTGCAGTGCCTGATAACCAACTCCACgcttcttctctccctccttcaCTCTCAGAACCAGTCTTGAAGGTGCATAACtcaatatccagcataaacagaacaaactATTGGGGATACAAGCACCATAAAGTCATCCTAGGACACTCTCAAATCCCAGAAGGTACCAAATCTCCAGACTCTGCTTATTTGGTTACTAACCAGAACGAGTTGGTGACAGCAGCGGAGGATCATTTCTGGGTGGTGCTGGAAAGGCAGATGACCTCGAGTATTGCTTGATCTGTTAATGCTAAGGGCATAGATGGTGAGATCTGACTGAGTGGCCTGCAGAGTGCCACAGGACTGCATGGGGAGATTGCTAAGCACTGCCCATTTCCTGCATTGTTCCATGTCCCAGCCAGTGCCATTTACCAGTTCAGTGGTGCCATCCTACAGGTCTCCACCTCTAGGACGTGTGCTGGTGAGAATGGTTGGACTGACAGCTTTTGTCCGTTATTTCAGGTACAAGTGGAAGAAAAGTGCAACAGCAGGCATTTACAGAAAATACTTATTAATTATCAAAAAATTTAGGcaagtttgggaaaaaaatggagtaagtttaatatatttttctagtCTGCTCACTGGGTTACAAGTCCCTGGAAATTAATAGCTCTTCTGGCTTGAAATGATGGATATCATTCTTATAGTGCATAATTTACCTTTTGTGGAAAGACAAACTTTCAGACTCTCTCCTTATTGTTGCTGATTAGGTCCTTATTTTTTACTACTCATTTATCAGTACTATTTTTGGAAAGCTGGATTTTTGGCAAGGTCACCATCAGCTTCTCACTTCCCTGTGAATTGGATTATTGCCTCTAGCTGGGCTCTGTGGAAATGCTGACTTTCCTGTTCTCATTTTTTACTAGACAGTCTAATACATCTGGGTTTGTACTGTCTTCATAGAACACCCACCCTGGCCTTTTGTGCTCATCTCAGCAGCCCCACCACATCCTCTCATCCCTAAATTgcaatttgggaattttttcacAGTGTTATGAACTTCCTTGAGCCCTGGCTTGCTCCTGTTAACTGCTGAAGACAGTTTTCCCAGAGTTTTGATTGTGATTTCATGAAGTTGAGGACATACTACAAAAGCTGTTGTGCTGGCCAAAAGCCACCCTTTCCACACTGGTGCAGACTGTTCATTGGTGTTCTCAGCAGCCCAGTTTGTTGTTTCACAGCCACTTCCCAGCCAATTCCAGTTCAGCTGAGAATTAGACATAAGTGTATATTTAAATGCAGGATAAAGTGAAAGTCTTTCACTCAACCTTTTTGCTGAACCTGGACTAACCATCTTCTTTTTTTGACATCCAGTTTGGGCACAGACTACTCAAATTATTCCTGCAGTGAGGTGCAAAGAAGAGGGGGAGTAGCTCCTCATATAAGTTTCATAAAGAAATACTTTCTTACAGTGGTTGTTGGCTGGTTTTAGAGCAGAAAGCTTTAAAACTTTACCGCATTTTCCAAAGTGATGTTCACCTCAGCTAGGTGGAGACACTGAAATGAAAGAAGTAACTGAGACCTACGGCCAGCTGAGGTCACTTCTGCAGCTGGTGGAGGTAGGCAGGATTGCCAGAGAGTCCAGGTCTTTCCCTCCTGACTGCAGAGAGCCTGGAGTGGCCAAGGGAAGGTGGGGAGGGTTGAGGCCTGAGACATGGTCACATCAGTTGATGAATGGCTGACAGAGAGCTTTGGATGGagctaagggaaaaaaaatgtgagtTGATGACAATAAGGGGCAGGCAACTCAGAAGCTCTGGGGTGTTGTGAGGTTGTACAGGGAGAAAATTAAAAGGATCAAATCCCAAATAAAACTTGTTCTGGTTACTGTtgtaaaaaatgtttctgtaaaTTCATCAGCAAGAAAGGGAAGGCTAAGGAGAATCTTGACTCTTAAGTGGATGTGGGAGGAAACATCGTGAcaaaggatgaagaaaagaCTTCAGGTACTTAATCCTTTCTTTGCCTCAGGCTTTAGCAATAGGACCAGCTGTTCTCAGGGTACCCAGCCCTCTGAGGTggaacaggagcagggagcagaatgAAGCCCCATTATCCAAGGGTGGATGGTCAGTGACCTGCCTCATcacccagacacacacaggTTTGTGAGGCTGTTGGGCTACACCCAGGGgtactgagggagctggtggaagtgctcaccAAGGCAATCCCCAccatttaccagcagtcctggctacATGTGAGTCAACTCTCTAACCTCCAGTCAACTGGAAGGAGGGTCTGGGGAGCTACGGGCCTGCCAACTTGACCGTGGTACTGGAAAAGGTTATGGAGCAGATCCTCTTGAGTGTCATCAGGTGACACGTGCAGAACAACCAGGGGATCAGGCCCAGCCAGGATGGGTTTGTGCAAAGCATGTCCTGCTTGACAAGCCTGATCTCCTCCTGTGACAAGGTGACCTGCTTAGTGGCTGAGGGAAAGGCTGTTCTCTCTGTTGACTGTTGTGGTGAATGAGGTACATCCAGTTGGTGGCCAGTCACTGGTgatgtccccagggctcagcattGGGGCTGCTCTGGTTTGATATCTTCACtgatgatctggatgagggAACAAGATGCACCCTCAGTCAGTTTGTGGGTGATACAGAATTGAgtgggagtgttgatctgctgaaAGGCAGGAAAGTCTGCAGAAGGATCTGAACAGGCTGCATCAATGGGCTGAGGCCAATTgtgtgaggttcaacaaggaAAAATTCTGAGTCAGAACAACAACATTTGGGTCAGAACAACGCCATGCAGCCCTACAGCCATTCACACAGTCTCAGAGTCAGGGATTAGGCACCAAGCAAGTTTTAAGCGCTGCATCTGAGGCTTCTGTCCTGTGCCACTTGAAGCCTGTGCCAAAActccagctgagctgagcatcagcaggacagagacacacacacaaatagcATGAGCAAATCTCTCCTAATTTGTTGCAAATACatactttttgttttttcagcctTTCTATGTCTCtgatttcatagattttttttaatgcttttggtGCAAAAGGTAAAATCACAAAACTTTCAAATCATCAGAAAAATATAATTGGCAGAAATGTTTTCTAAATGCAAATTgaacattttccttttgatCATGGGCTATGCCAAAGCTCTAACATACATCTTTGATCTTATGGCAATGTCTGGAGAAATTATGGTATTCTAATATGGAATAATAGATTCTCATCAAGACTTCTAGCTTTAGGAAATTGTTTAATCTCCATTCTCAGTGGCTGTTTCTTTGATGCAGCTGTGGCTGAAGGGTCCCAAGTGCTGGAAAAACAGCTCACCAGCTCAGAACAAAGCTGATTATGTAAATTGTGCATTAAGATTCagtttcaatttaattttattctgtaaATAAATATCCCATTAACATCCATCTGTTAAAAGTCAGgtaaaacattttcaaagacTCCAATGCTATGACAGATGTGACTGTACCATAAATATCAATGGTGTGGTGGTACGAGGATGTCAGAGTATAAACTGTGAAGCATATTTTAAGAAGTAATGAAGGTGATAACATTTAATTATAACAAAAGAGACCTCATCTGATTGAGACAGACAGGGTTTCCATTTGTGTTGTTCTGTTAGTATTATGCAAAATGCTTTCTCTGATCACTATCTCCAAGAACACTAACAATTATATCCCATTAATTCACTTAAACCACAAAAACATTTCAGCTGATGAAGGTCATTACTGAATTATGTCCAAGCCTTTTGCTTAATATCTTTTTATTTCAACAGCTTACTTGAGAGCAGTCATTTTCCCTTTGTCTAGCTGGTACTTCACCACCAATGCTGTTAATAGATTGTACTGATCAGGAACAGAATGATGAACCCTGTCAGGTTTCCTAAATTAGTCTTCAAAGAGTATGAGAAGGTTCAAGTGCTCTTAACCCATAGCTATTTTTAACTATTTTAAAAGTCAGAGATTTCATATGCACTGCAAAAGAGCACTCAGCAAGGAAGCAACCAAGGGGCTGGAGCAAATTTCACTTATACTGGAAGTATAaagctgtgtgtgtgtcagcTGGAGATTAAAAACAGGTTCCCTATATATTCTTAAACATTCTGAAGGAGGAATGATAACAGTGTTAATTTAATTCCATAAAGataatggaaaattattttctatgtCACACACTgtagggaatggttaggggtagTGCATTGCTATACCAAAATGGAACAAGAAAGGAGAAATTACAATTCTTCATGGTACAATCAGACTTGAGCACAATCTTCCAGTGCTCTGCTATTATACCTAAGCTCCTTGTTTATGGAAATCTGCATCATATATGCAAATCCTCCCTGCTTGGCAGAAGCTGGCCTTAGGCATAAAAAGACATGCCTGTAAATACCTAATTGTTGATACAACAAAATGCCCTATGCCACACTAAAGCTGGCAGTCTAATTCCTGGTAAAACCAGTACTACATTGAAACCTTATTATCAGagcaaagaaaagcagagtCTGGTTTCAAGAATGGTTTACTGCTCAGTTTAAGTGTATTTACAAGTCCAAGACAGCTCAGTGGTGCTCCAGGCATCAGATATAATGAGGTATGTCCTCATTCCTGTCCAATTTTCCAAAGGTCATGGGGACTGCAGATGCAACTGAAGAATACAGCTGATATAACAGGTTCTTCTCATGCATCAGTACAGAGAAATTCTCTTTTGACTGTACATTTTTTCAGCTATCTTAGGCTTTTATCATCCACTGGATTTTACAGTGGTGTGGGTG includes:
- the CBY2 gene encoding protein chibby homolog 2 produces the protein MSAFDQRKQRTGHTEPETDCITPRVKPRGEMFVFIDGKWVNDIYCQPPFSSHQKLFSKKAQNEWSIWEENRALWQENQVLWIKNRMLWEENKALQYLQSQNKSVQVIYTDAVQRSLKSKNKPFPLFQERSTGFQLSLGNKALQAVQEKNKIFEDFQQENKALPVTWKGQKAITVHEESKDASSDLQKSIDTITAVEKGNPGPVPQQKHEGKRNSPTPTQNKTESAPGMPGQHEILRVLQDLRELLHTFLKMNHPPGEKQCCHNVYDMNRSFQEDYNKLKLQLNAVKNTVSDIAAQMDMLEKEIVAITSPMYEEAGQKLATEHQLGDM